A single region of the Octopus bimaculoides isolate UCB-OBI-ISO-001 chromosome 6, ASM119413v2, whole genome shotgun sequence genome encodes:
- the LOC106881729 gene encoding uncharacterized protein LOC106881729, producing MAFTYTHEADSKDTMASPWKSCMNALNEHWKPISDFGLCGGSRYGTRNESNQIDCILGTKYDSEECTTQHRLVISDFRLRDARQDNEVIRLQPFCDTVLVKW from the exons ATggcttttacatacacacatgaagcag ATTCAAAAGACACTATGGCTTCTCCATGGAAAAGTTGCATGAATGCTCTGAATGAACATTGGAAACCTATTTCTGATTTTGGCTTATGTGGAGGCAGCAGATATGGTACTAGGAATGAGTCAAACCAAATAGACTGCATACTAGGGACAAAATATGACTCTGAAGAGTGTACCACTCAGCATAGACTAGTGATTAGTGATTTCAGACTACGAGATGCAAGACAGGATAATGAAG tcattagacttcagcCATTCTGTGACACTGTATtggtcaagtggtga